From one Sulfuricurvum sp. genomic stretch:
- a CDS encoding mechanosensitive ion channel family protein, which translates to MDQQLAYLNQFYIKAIDFLANYSFQIIGALIIVTIGWFLSKYVFNVLMKFFQQHDFDVTLGKFVANGIRILVFGAMLVVAIGKLGISIAPFIAAVGAVFLTAGLAIQGSVANYAAGISLIITRPFKIGDTILINKVYGEVEEIRLAYTTLRTEDEELITVPNKNMIGEVIVNSFKYRIVESSIGISYDADAEKAIAIIRNVVEGIENVSKETQAIIGIEKFGDSAVEIGVRYWVPTRNFFKIQYETNMAIYKALREAKITIPYPQREVRMVSQQINEV; encoded by the coding sequence ATGGATCAGCAACTCGCCTATCTTAACCAGTTTTATATCAAAGCGATTGACTTTTTAGCCAATTACAGCTTCCAAATTATCGGTGCGCTGATCATTGTCACGATCGGCTGGTTTTTATCAAAATACGTTTTCAATGTGCTTATGAAATTTTTTCAACAGCATGATTTTGATGTGACGCTCGGAAAATTTGTTGCAAACGGTATCCGAATCTTGGTATTCGGGGCAATGCTGGTCGTTGCCATCGGTAAACTGGGAATATCTATTGCACCGTTTATCGCAGCGGTCGGTGCGGTTTTTTTAACGGCAGGTTTGGCGATACAGGGGAGCGTGGCAAACTATGCGGCGGGAATTTCACTCATTATCACGCGCCCGTTCAAAATCGGCGATACGATCCTGATCAACAAAGTTTACGGTGAAGTTGAAGAGATACGTCTTGCTTATACGACGCTTCGGACCGAAGATGAAGAGTTGATCACGGTTCCGAATAAAAATATGATCGGTGAAGTGATCGTCAACTCGTTTAAATACCGTATCGTAGAATCGAGTATCGGAATTTCTTATGATGCCGATGCTGAAAAAGCGATTGCTATTATCCGTAATGTGGTAGAAGGGATCGAAAACGTCTCAAAAGAGACGCAAGCGATCATCGGCATTGAAAAATTCGGAGACAGCGCAGTGGAGATCGGTGTCCGTTATTGGGTTCCGACCCGTAATTTTTTCAAGATACAATACGAAACCAATATGGCCATCTATAAAGCATTGAGAGAGGCGAAGATTACGATTCCCTATCCTCAACGTGAAGTGCGTATGGTTTCACAACAGATAAATGAGGTTTAA